One part of the Aricia agestis chromosome Z, ilAriAges1.1, whole genome shotgun sequence genome encodes these proteins:
- the LOC121739145 gene encoding deformed epidermal autoregulatory factor 1, whose amino-acid sequence MAENRSSDNVVMPDITEVSESDPLATAAEHDSDRADGGTVLTAGVKTARITTDSNGVVTVPVPFPVGTLITGTTFNVITSDQLQNFKPMLCVDNGFISGGPVSEDIKPTHIVIQNPQSPQSVQDPKEQNSTTTSTTTNSPAPTKSSNRSWTETANMPILPIRCKNTSAELHKQRLGSGGRGRCIKYGMEWYTPSEFEALCGRASSKDWKRSIRFGGRSIQALIDEGILTPHATSCTCGACCDDQTAMGPVRLFTPYKRKRRSNQEGSGDDKKPKMERDNSLIEVEVDNLHQSSNNSNSKEAWQAITEDLETNSDYHLLANPEPAPDPTAGLSDINKVLKRLEDIGQSLSRLATDLKQCLEDVRLVSSRQLERYEQERASAILAASVDAQVDAEQVSLHNVDDTDAKKCANCNREASAECSLCRRTPYCSTYCQKKDWASHQIECLRSVPTIHSDGQQHQSIMLIVESQHQ is encoded by the exons ATGGCAGAGAATAGAAGTTCGGACAACGTCGTTATGCCGGACATTACCGAAGTATCCGAATCCGATCCCCTCGCGACGGCGGCCGAGCACGACAGCGATCGTGCTGATGGCGGTACTGTTTTGACCGCTGGAGTCAAGACGGCTAGGATCACGACCGATTCTAATGGTGTTGTTACTGTGCCAGTGCCATTTCCAGTGGGGACACTTATTACCGGGACGACATTCAACGTCATAACATCGGACCAGCTACAAAATTTCAAACCGATGCTATGCGTCGACAACGGATTCATATCAGGGGGACCGGTATCGGAGGATATAAAGCCGACCCATATAGTTATTCAGAATCCACAGTCACCTCAGTCTGTACAGGACCCTAAGGAACAAAATAGTACCACAACGAGCACGACAACGAATTCCCCGGCGCCAACAAAATCAAGCAACAGGTCTTGGACCGAGACAGCCAACATGCCCATATTGCCTATCAGATGCAAAAATACATCTGCAGAGTTGCACAAGCAAAGGTTAGGTTCCGGGGGTCGAGGGAGGTGCATCAAATATGGTATGGAGTGGTACACTCCTAGTGAATTTGAGGCGCTCTGTGGAAGAGCCTCAAGCAAAGACTGGAAGAGATCTATCAGGTTTGGAGGCAGAAGTATACAGGCTCTCATAGATGAAGGTATCTTGACTCCCCACGCCACCAGCTGCACCTGTGGAGCTTGTTGTGATGACCAGacag CAATGGGTCCAGTTAGACTGTTCACTCcatataaaagaaaaagaagaagcaATCAagaag GTAGCGGTGATGATAAAAAACCAAAGATGGAGCGTGACAACAGCCTAATAGAAGTGGAAGTTGACAACTTGCACCAATCCAGTAACAATAGCAACTCCAAAGAAGCATGGCAGGCAATCACCGAAGACCTAGAGACTAATAGCGATTACCATCTGCTGGCGAACCCGGAACCAGCCCCGGATCCCACCGCcg GTCTTTCAGATATAAACAAAGTACTTAAACGGCTGGAGGACATAGGGCAGAGTTTGAGTCGGTTGGCCACGGACCTGAAGCAGTGTCTGGAGGATGTCAGGCTGGTCAGCTCGAGACAGCTCGAGAGGTACGAGCAAGAGAGGGCATCAGCTATCCTAGCTGCCAGCGTCGATGCCCAAGTCGACGCGGAACAAGTGTCACTACATAACGTTGATGACACTGATGCTAAAAAG TGTGCCAATTGTAATCGCGAGGCGTCGGCGGAGTGTTCCCTGTGTCGTCGCACCCCATACTGCTCAACGTATTGCCAGAAGAAGGATTGGGCATCACATCAGATAGAATGTCTCCGATCCGTACCCACCATACACTCAGACGGCCAGCAGCATCAGTCAATCATGCTGATCGTTGAAAGCCAACATCAATAG